The following proteins are co-located in the Marinibacterium anthonyi genome:
- a CDS encoding ABC-transporter substrate-binding protein precursor translates to MMTPTFRFRAGLGIAATAMALALPAMAQELTIIRNQDSNHYDPARTAALSGSEVLFMLADTLVGLDEDMSTIVPLLATSWDVSDDALTYTFHIRDDVTFCDGKKMTADDVAYSLNRWNDPETKSPVRWRMGDVKSITAPDATTVVYELNAPHSELLYQLAQSFGSIVDKDTVEKLGPDFGVTGFNGTGPFCWESWTPRDKLVMTRHEDYHWGPSNYENTGPAQVEKVTWQIVPEAATRTVAMLTGQGDVSPYVPYIGVDKLRQAPTVDIIQSDEAFWTNYIGFKITKDMVSDVKVREAINLAVNQEAMAEDLFFGEVEPAYSTISTGALDWDDSLDDKLLKYDPEKAAELLDEAGWTLNSDGKREKDGVVLAPVAITFTGEWQQTVEAVQADLLKVGIELQIEPMDATVYWGKSAGDDFDMFVMGFPYVSAGDALNLYFRSSNIPTPNRMNYSDPKADELLLTGSQATNDADRAAAYGEVLGMVNSEAIWLPIYHKPMQIAVSNKMKPFKAHNIYGAGLYKGLQLGFK, encoded by the coding sequence ATGATGACCCCGACCTTCCGGTTCCGCGCCGGGCTCGGCATCGCCGCCACGGCGATGGCCCTCGCCCTTCCGGCGATGGCCCAGGAACTGACCATCATCCGCAACCAGGACAGCAACCACTACGACCCGGCCCGCACCGCGGCGCTTTCGGGATCCGAAGTGCTGTTCATGCTGGCCGACACGCTTGTGGGCCTGGACGAGGACATGTCGACCATCGTGCCGCTGCTGGCCACCAGCTGGGACGTGTCGGACGACGCGCTGACCTACACGTTCCACATCCGCGACGACGTGACCTTCTGCGACGGCAAGAAGATGACGGCCGACGACGTGGCCTATTCTCTGAACCGCTGGAACGACCCGGAAACCAAATCGCCGGTCCGCTGGCGCATGGGCGACGTGAAATCCATCACCGCGCCGGACGCCACCACCGTCGTCTACGAACTGAACGCGCCGCATTCGGAACTGCTGTACCAGCTGGCGCAAAGCTTTGGGTCGATCGTCGACAAGGACACCGTGGAAAAGCTGGGCCCCGATTTCGGCGTGACCGGGTTCAACGGCACCGGCCCGTTCTGCTGGGAAAGCTGGACGCCCCGCGACAAGCTGGTCATGACCCGGCACGAAGACTACCACTGGGGTCCGTCCAACTATGAGAACACCGGCCCCGCGCAGGTGGAAAAGGTCACCTGGCAGATCGTCCCCGAAGCCGCGACTCGCACCGTCGCCATGCTGACCGGCCAGGGCGACGTGTCGCCCTATGTGCCCTACATCGGCGTCGACAAGCTGCGCCAGGCGCCCACTGTCGACATCATCCAGTCGGACGAAGCGTTCTGGACCAACTACATCGGTTTCAAGATCACCAAGGACATGGTCAGCGACGTCAAGGTCCGCGAAGCGATCAACCTGGCCGTCAACCAGGAAGCCATGGCCGAAGACCTGTTCTTCGGCGAAGTCGAACCGGCCTATTCCACCATCTCGACCGGCGCGCTGGACTGGGATGACAGCTTGGACGACAAGCTGCTGAAATACGACCCCGAGAAAGCCGCCGAACTGCTGGACGAAGCCGGCTGGACGCTGAATTCCGACGGCAAGCGCGAAAAGGACGGCGTGGTCCTGGCCCCGGTCGCCATCACCTTTACCGGCGAATGGCAGCAGACCGTCGAGGCCGTGCAGGCGGATCTTCTGAAGGTCGGGATCGAGCTGCAGATCGAGCCGATGGACGCCACCGTCTACTGGGGCAAGTCCGCGGGCGACGATTTCGACATGTTCGTGATGGGCTTCCCCTATGTTTCGGCCGGGGATGCGCTGAACCTCTACTTCCGGTCGTCCAACATCCCGACCCCGAACCGGATGAACTATTCCGACCCCAAGGCGGACGAACTGCTGCTGACCGGTTCGCAGGCGACCAACGACGCCGACCGCGCCGCCGCCTATGGCGAAGTCCTGGGAATGGTCAACAGCGAGGCCATCTGGCTGCCGATCTACCACAAGCCGATGCAGATCGCCGTGTCCAACAAGATGAAGCCCTTCAAGGCACACAACATCTACGGCGCCGGTCTCTACAAGGGCCTGCAGCTGGGCTTCAAGTAA
- a CDS encoding 8-oxoguanine deaminase, with the protein MTTTVIRNAAYIIAWDADAGSHSLLQGQDIAFDEDGILQVGGRYDGPVDEEIDGSDRMVSPGLVDIHSHPSSEAMNKGMLDELGSPGLRMSSLYEFMPLFRPDGQGTPFAVKTAYSELALSGVTTVVDLSVAYPEWLSLAEASGLRVVVAPMYRSARWFTQTGHSVEYEWAEDDGRGAMDIAMQTIDAAIAHPCTRLTAMVAPSQIDTCSPELIRDSYAEAEKRGIRMQIHAAQSMVEFNEITTRHGMTPIQWLESLGVLTDRTIIGHGIFLNDTHPWTAWPDGADFEMLKASGTAVAHCPTVFQRRGVTMHTFGKYIRAGIPMGIGTDTYPHNMLEEIRHALINSRITSKDVYDLRTTDAFDAATVGGAAILGRDDIGKLAVGAKSDLFLADITHRAMRPLRDPLASLIYVAAERAVTDTFVDGQALVRNGELQTFDLDAALDGLEDAQRRAEADFQKLDFRDRTHDQAAPINYAKVNR; encoded by the coding sequence ATGACCACCACCGTCATCCGCAACGCCGCCTACATCATCGCCTGGGATGCAGACGCCGGCAGCCATTCCCTGCTGCAGGGCCAGGACATCGCCTTTGACGAGGACGGCATCCTTCAGGTCGGCGGCCGCTACGACGGCCCCGTCGACGAGGAAATCGACGGGTCCGACCGCATGGTCAGCCCCGGGCTGGTGGACATCCATTCCCATCCCTCCTCCGAGGCGATGAACAAGGGCATGCTGGATGAACTGGGCTCGCCCGGTCTGCGCATGTCCTCGCTTTACGAATTCATGCCGCTGTTCCGCCCCGACGGACAGGGCACCCCCTTTGCGGTGAAGACCGCCTATTCCGAACTGGCGCTGTCGGGCGTGACCACCGTCGTCGATCTCTCGGTCGCCTATCCCGAATGGCTGAGCCTTGCCGAGGCATCCGGCCTGCGCGTGGTCGTGGCGCCGATGTACCGGTCCGCCCGCTGGTTCACACAGACGGGCCATTCGGTGGAATACGAATGGGCCGAGGATGACGGGCGCGGCGCGATGGACATCGCCATGCAGACGATCGACGCCGCCATCGCCCATCCCTGCACCCGCCTGACCGCCATGGTCGCGCCCTCCCAGATCGACACCTGTTCGCCCGAACTGATCCGCGACAGCTACGCCGAGGCCGAGAAGCGCGGGATCAGGATGCAGATCCACGCCGCCCAGTCGATGGTGGAATTCAACGAGATCACCACCCGCCACGGCATGACGCCGATCCAGTGGCTGGAGTCCCTGGGCGTGCTGACCGACCGCACCATCATCGGCCACGGCATCTTCCTCAACGACACCCATCCCTGGACCGCATGGCCCGATGGCGCCGATTTCGAGATGCTCAAGGCCTCCGGCACCGCCGTCGCCCATTGCCCGACCGTCTTCCAGCGCCGCGGCGTGACGATGCACACCTTCGGCAAGTACATCCGCGCCGGCATCCCCATGGGGATCGGCACCGACACCTATCCCCACAACATGCTGGAAGAGATCCGCCACGCCCTGATCAATTCCCGCATCACCTCCAAGGACGTCTACGACCTGCGCACCACGGATGCCTTCGACGCCGCCACCGTGGGCGGTGCCGCTATCCTGGGCCGTGACGACATCGGCAAGCTGGCCGTGGGCGCGAAATCCGACCTGTTCCTGGCCGACATCACCCACCGGGCGATGCGGCCCCTGCGCGACCCGCTGGCGTCGCTGATCTATGTCGCCGCCGAACGCGCGGTGACCGACACCTTCGTCGACGGCCAGGCGCTGGTGCGCAACGGCGAACTGCAGACCTTCGACCTGGACGCCGCATTGGACGGGCTCGAAGACGCGCAGCGCCGGGCCGAAGCGGACTTCCAGAAGCTCGACTTCCGCGACCGCACCCACGACCAGGCCGCCCCCATCAACTACGCCAAGGTAAATCGATGA
- the oppD_18 gene encoding Stage 0 sporulation protein KD: MTQTPLLEVRDLQIEFKTEGGVFRAVDGVSFSLDRGRTLGIVGESGCGKSVTSLGIMGLIPTPPGRYAGGEVLFEGRDLLKMPGHERRGLRGGRIGMVFQEPMTSLNPVYTIGAQIIECLRAHGERNARAARERAVELLDLVRLPSPSSRVDDYPHQLSGGQRQRVMIALALANNPDLLIADEPTTALDVTIQAQILDLMRDLSDRTGAAIMLITHDLGVVAETCDDVVVMYAGKVVERAPAKDLFNGPMHPYTLGLMAAVPRLDTDADRLETIPGAVPPPWAMPAGCRFASRCPLATDECRQSPPPLREIGAGRLVACWRAPIEEIAA; encoded by the coding sequence ATGACCCAGACGCCCCTGCTGGAGGTCCGCGACCTGCAGATCGAGTTCAAGACCGAAGGCGGCGTCTTTCGCGCCGTCGACGGGGTGAGCTTTTCGCTCGACCGGGGCCGGACGCTGGGGATCGTGGGTGAATCCGGCTGCGGCAAATCGGTGACCTCGCTGGGCATCATGGGGCTGATCCCCACGCCACCGGGACGCTATGCCGGCGGCGAGGTCCTGTTCGAAGGCCGAGACCTGCTGAAGATGCCCGGCCACGAACGGCGCGGATTGCGCGGCGGGCGCATCGGCATGGTGTTCCAGGAACCGATGACCTCGCTCAACCCGGTCTACACGATCGGCGCGCAGATCATCGAATGCCTGCGGGCCCATGGCGAACGCAATGCGCGGGCCGCGCGGGAACGCGCGGTCGAACTGCTCGACCTCGTCCGCCTGCCCTCGCCCTCGTCCCGGGTCGACGATTATCCCCACCAGCTTTCGGGCGGCCAACGCCAGCGTGTCATGATCGCGCTGGCGCTGGCCAACAACCCCGACCTGCTGATCGCCGACGAACCCACCACTGCGCTGGACGTCACCATCCAGGCCCAGATCCTCGACCTGATGCGCGACCTGTCGGACCGCACGGGCGCGGCCATCATGCTGATCACCCATGATCTGGGCGTCGTGGCCGAAACCTGCGACGACGTCGTCGTCATGTATGCCGGCAAGGTGGTGGAACGTGCGCCCGCCAAGGATCTGTTCAACGGGCCGATGCACCCCTACACGCTGGGCCTGATGGCCGCCGTGCCGCGCCTGGACACCGATGCCGACCGGCTTGAAACCATCCCGGGCGCCGTCCCTCCGCCCTGGGCGATGCCGGCGGGGTGCCGGTTTGCATCGCGCTGCCCGCTGGCAACGGACGAATGCCGCCAATCCCCGCCACCCCTGCGCGAGATCGGCGCAGGCCGCCTTGTCGCCTGCTGGCGCGCGCCCATCGAGGAGATCGCAGCATGA
- a CDS encoding ABC-transporter ATP-binding protein, whose protein sequence is MKPANQPNVLDVAGLTKHFPVGGGLFGRKKGVVQAVSDVSFSVAAGETLAIVGESGCGKSTTGRAVLRLLEPSAGSVKLDGEEVTDLPPHRLQALRRNMQMVFQDPFGSLNPRMTVRETLMEPLNLHGVAHGKKAHEVTARLLETVGLAAHHADRYPHEFSGGQRQRICIARAITTRPRLIVCDEPVSALDVSVQAQIVNLLQDLQREYGMAYVFISHDLSVVRHIADRVAVMYLGRIVEEAPSAQLFADPRHPYTRALIEAAPRPVPGLRTAVEPPEGEAPSALNPGPGCTFAPRCPLATDLCRTDRPEALPVGPQARVACHHADKRADMVFPPAPPQSPALAARLAVMANARAAQAG, encoded by the coding sequence ATGAAGCCCGCCAACCAACCCAACGTTCTGGACGTCGCGGGCCTGACCAAGCATTTCCCCGTCGGCGGCGGTCTGTTCGGCCGCAAGAAGGGGGTGGTGCAGGCGGTGTCGGACGTGTCCTTTTCGGTCGCGGCGGGCGAGACGCTGGCCATCGTCGGCGAATCCGGCTGCGGCAAGTCCACCACCGGCCGCGCCGTGCTGCGCCTGCTGGAACCTTCGGCCGGGTCCGTGAAGCTGGACGGCGAAGAGGTGACAGACCTGCCGCCCCACCGCCTGCAGGCCCTGCGCCGCAACATGCAGATGGTGTTCCAGGATCCGTTCGGGTCGCTGAACCCGCGCATGACCGTGCGCGAAACCCTGATGGAGCCGCTGAACCTGCATGGCGTCGCCCATGGCAAGAAGGCGCATGAAGTGACCGCCCGCCTGCTGGAAACCGTGGGGCTGGCGGCGCATCACGCCGACCGCTACCCGCATGAATTTTCCGGCGGACAGCGCCAGCGGATCTGCATCGCGCGGGCCATCACCACGCGGCCCCGGCTGATCGTCTGCGACGAACCGGTGTCGGCGCTGGACGTGTCGGTGCAGGCGCAGATCGTGAACCTGCTGCAGGATCTGCAGCGCGAATACGGCATGGCCTATGTCTTCATTTCGCACGACCTGTCCGTCGTGCGCCACATCGCCGACCGCGTGGCCGTCATGTACCTGGGCCGGATCGTCGAGGAAGCGCCGTCGGCGCAATTGTTCGCCGACCCGCGCCATCCCTATACCCGCGCCCTGATCGAAGCCGCCCCCCGCCCCGTTCCCGGCCTGCGCACCGCTGTCGAGCCGCCCGAGGGCGAGGCGCCTTCGGCGCTGAACCCCGGCCCCGGCTGTACCTTTGCGCCCCGCTGCCCGCTGGCCACCGACCTGTGCCGGACAGACCGGCCCGAGGCGTTGCCCGTCGGTCCACAGGCCCGCGTTGCCTGCCACCATGCCGACAAGCGGGCCGATATGGTCTTCCCCCCGGCCCCGCCCCAATCGCCGGCGCTGGCCGCGCGGCTGGCGGTGATGGCAAATGCGAGGGCGGCGCAGGCGGGATGA
- a CDS encoding putative transcription factor produces MPLYVKDAEVSDLAARLARLRHMSKTEVLRLALRHELERAEAAPDMVDRGLSFVKALHERAHPAKGRPADKGFVDSLYGEP; encoded by the coding sequence ATGCCGCTTTACGTGAAAGATGCCGAGGTTTCCGACCTGGCCGCCCGCCTGGCGCGCCTGCGCCACATGTCCAAGACCGAGGTCCTGCGCCTGGCGCTGCGCCACGAGCTGGAGCGGGCCGAGGCCGCGCCGGACATGGTCGACCGGGGGCTTTCCTTCGTGAAGGCGCTGCATGAACGGGCGCACCCGGCGAAGGGGCGGCCGGCCGACAAGGGTTTTGTCGATTCCCTTTACGGGGAACCCTGA
- a CDS encoding putative ribonuclease VapC30, which produces MFLDASALTAMLADEEDARTLLTRMQAHADRRTSPLAVWEASIAVARILALDPEDAMAAVEEFLSLTGVTVDPVPPEAHRLAIRAWARYGKGRHPAALNFGDCFAYACARATGQPLLYKGDDFPQTDIAPA; this is translated from the coding sequence ATGTTCCTCGATGCCTCGGCGCTGACCGCGATGCTGGCCGACGAGGAAGACGCCCGCACCCTGCTGACCCGGATGCAGGCCCATGCCGACCGGCGCACATCGCCTTTGGCAGTGTGGGAGGCGTCGATTGCCGTGGCCCGCATCCTGGCGCTGGATCCCGAGGACGCGATGGCCGCGGTCGAGGAGTTCCTGTCGCTGACCGGCGTCACCGTCGACCCGGTTCCGCCAGAGGCGCACCGGCTCGCCATCCGGGCCTGGGCCCGCTATGGCAAGGGCCGCCACCCCGCCGCGCTGAACTTTGGCGATTGTTTCGCCTATGCCTGCGCGCGGGCGACGGGGCAGCCATTGCTCTACAAGGGTGACGATTTTCCCCAGACCGACATCGCGCCCGCCTGA
- the gloA_3 gene encoding Lactoylglutathione lyase: MAKAIHSMIRVFDEARSVDFYRRAFGLQIADRLDFDDFTLIYLSNDETGFEVELTVNKGRTEPYDLGDGYGHLAVSVADLDAEHARFEAEGLSPRKLVEFAPGGTRIARFFFVADPDGYQIEVLERSGRFK; the protein is encoded by the coding sequence TTGGCCAAAGCCATCCACAGCATGATCCGTGTCTTCGACGAGGCGCGCTCGGTCGATTTCTACCGCCGCGCCTTCGGGCTTCAGATCGCCGACCGGCTGGATTTCGACGATTTCACGCTGATCTACCTTTCCAACGATGAAACCGGGTTCGAAGTCGAGCTGACCGTGAACAAGGGCCGCACCGAACCCTATGACCTGGGCGACGGCTATGGTCACCTGGCGGTGTCGGTCGCCGATCTGGACGCCGAACACGCCCGGTTCGAGGCCGAAGGGCTGAGCCCCCGCAAGCTGGTCGAATTCGCCCCGGGCGGCACGCGCATCGCGCGGTTCTTCTTTGTCGCCGATCCGGACGGCTACCAGATCGAAGTGCTGGAACGGTCGGGCCGGTTCAAGTGA
- the nikA_2 gene encoding Nickel-binding periplasmic protein precursor, which yields MPPIARALAACLLLPLAQPAIAQDYRAGDSGNAVPPAIFMSAEDHQGPRTADELTLGMWVKAGNVTTYTIGDSWNDWILWLMYDKLREPSPYVGKAEDWLATSIEQVSDDARVWDITLRQGVKWHDGTDFTAQDVAFTFEYYREGPANRWTHHASSVPRMVGIEVLDRYKVRLTSENPMPNFDRITATDLPIIQKAQWEGVEEPRSFTDIGIGTGPYKLVDYKADQYYRFEANEDYWRGTPTVKKLNIVMIKDPQTMFTALKTGEIDGAARPVPPELVQQWVDDPDLEMISAPTLWGVWLDINVARAPFDDRDLRRAITMAIDPAPMLDRVMLGQGKSGAHGWPHVDSFWTKPDLAAPNDPGEANALLDRLGYGDTDGDGVRETPEGEPLEWDLNIASNQPLFLRAAEIVQGQLADIGVDVKVSSMDPGALAELWSTRQFDLRIADITPHGIADQDMLMILYRGDKKNELAYDEDKAAIVDRWLAAETREERLRISYELQEYQNTYPNRVMLWYPESIFAYRWDRYDNYAPSAGYGIFHKYSFLPEEARAGTVDPLIRETN from the coding sequence ATGCCCCCCATCGCCCGCGCGCTTGCCGCCTGTCTTCTGCTGCCCCTGGCCCAGCCCGCCATCGCCCAGGATTACCGCGCCGGGGACTCCGGCAATGCCGTGCCTCCCGCCATCTTCATGAGCGCCGAGGACCACCAGGGTCCCAGGACGGCCGACGAACTGACCCTGGGGATGTGGGTCAAGGCCGGCAACGTCACCACCTACACGATCGGCGACAGCTGGAACGACTGGATCCTGTGGCTGATGTACGACAAGCTGCGCGAACCCTCGCCCTATGTCGGCAAGGCCGAGGACTGGCTGGCGACCTCGATCGAACAGGTGTCCGACGATGCCCGCGTCTGGGACATTACCCTGCGCCAGGGCGTCAAATGGCATGACGGGACCGACTTCACCGCTCAGGACGTGGCCTTCACCTTCGAATATTACCGCGAAGGCCCGGCCAACCGCTGGACCCACCATGCCAGTTCCGTGCCGCGCATGGTCGGCATCGAGGTGCTGGACAGGTACAAGGTGCGCCTGACGTCCGAAAACCCGATGCCGAACTTCGACCGGATCACGGCGACCGACCTGCCGATCATCCAGAAGGCCCAGTGGGAAGGGGTGGAAGAACCCCGGTCCTTCACCGACATCGGGATCGGCACCGGGCCCTACAAGCTGGTCGACTACAAGGCCGATCAATATTACCGCTTCGAGGCCAACGAGGATTACTGGCGCGGCACGCCGACCGTGAAGAAGCTGAACATCGTCATGATCAAGGATCCGCAGACGATGTTCACCGCGCTGAAGACCGGAGAGATCGACGGCGCCGCGCGCCCCGTTCCGCCGGAGCTGGTGCAGCAATGGGTGGACGATCCGGACCTGGAGATGATCAGCGCGCCGACGCTCTGGGGTGTCTGGCTGGACATCAACGTGGCGCGCGCACCCTTTGACGACCGCGATCTGCGCCGCGCGATCACCATGGCCATCGATCCCGCGCCGATGCTGGACCGGGTGATGCTGGGACAGGGCAAGTCCGGTGCGCACGGCTGGCCGCATGTGGACAGCTTCTGGACGAAACCCGACCTGGCCGCGCCCAACGACCCCGGCGAAGCCAACGCGCTGCTGGACCGGCTGGGCTATGGCGACACCGACGGCGACGGCGTGCGGGAAACGCCGGAGGGCGAACCGCTGGAATGGGACCTGAACATCGCATCCAACCAGCCGCTGTTCCTGCGCGCGGCCGAGATCGTGCAGGGGCAGCTGGCCGACATCGGGGTGGACGTGAAGGTATCGTCCATGGACCCCGGCGCGCTGGCCGAACTGTGGAGCACGCGGCAATTCGACCTGCGCATCGCCGACATCACGCCGCACGGGATCGCCGACCAGGACATGCTGATGATCCTCTATCGCGGCGACAAGAAGAACGAGCTGGCCTACGACGAGGACAAGGCCGCCATCGTCGACCGCTGGCTGGCCGCCGAAACCCGCGAGGAACGGCTGCGGATCAGCTACGAGCTGCAGGAATACCAGAACACGTACCCCAACCGGGTGATGCTGTGGTACCCGGAATCGATCTTTGCCTATCGCTGGGACAGGTACGACAATTACGCGCCGTCCGCCGGTTACGGGATCTTCCACAAGTATTCCTTTCTGCCGGAAGAGGCCCGCGCGGGCACCGTCGATCCGCTGATCCGGGAAACCAACTGA
- the dppB_6 gene encoding ABC-transporter permease protein yields the protein MVYLRICAQYAAVLAVALSLNFMLPRIAPGNPIDFLLPEDVLAEMTNAERAQVMREFGLDRPVWVQFGAYVKGVFTGDLGTSVSYGMPVWDIVLDRLPWTLLLMGWALAISAVLGSVLGVLAARWRGGAFDIGSLVAVIFVGSAPPFWVAMLLITLLAAHLGWLPSFGAAPLAAIPGSWDWLTGVGLRLIMPVTALALVQTANTLLTARSAMQIAMGQDYVTFARAKGAGEGRVFRAHAFRNALLPIYTNVMIGIGGLVGGALVIETVFAYPGIGSLIVEGVGARDYNLLQGVFLLATIGVVAANLLADLGYPFLDPRARRT from the coding sequence ATGGTCTATCTTCGCATCTGCGCCCAATACGCGGCCGTCCTGGCCGTGGCCCTGTCGCTGAACTTCATGCTGCCCCGGATCGCGCCGGGCAATCCGATCGATTTCCTTCTGCCCGAGGATGTGCTGGCCGAGATGACCAACGCGGAACGGGCGCAGGTCATGCGGGAATTCGGGCTGGATCGGCCGGTCTGGGTGCAGTTCGGCGCCTATGTGAAGGGCGTCTTCACCGGCGACCTGGGCACATCCGTCAGCTATGGCATGCCGGTCTGGGACATCGTGCTGGACCGCCTGCCCTGGACGCTGCTGCTGATGGGCTGGGCGCTGGCGATCTCGGCTGTTCTGGGGTCGGTGCTGGGGGTGCTGGCCGCGCGGTGGCGGGGCGGCGCCTTTGACATCGGCTCGCTTGTGGCGGTGATCTTCGTGGGTTCCGCCCCGCCCTTCTGGGTCGCGATGCTGCTGATCACGCTGTTGGCCGCGCACCTGGGCTGGCTGCCGTCCTTCGGCGCCGCGCCGCTGGCCGCCATCCCCGGCAGCTGGGACTGGCTGACGGGCGTGGGCCTGCGCCTGATCATGCCGGTGACCGCGCTGGCGCTGGTGCAGACCGCCAACACGCTGCTGACCGCGCGGTCCGCCATGCAGATCGCCATGGGGCAGGATTACGTCACCTTCGCCCGGGCCAAGGGCGCCGGCGAGGGCCGGGTGTTCCGGGCGCATGCCTTCCGCAACGCGCTGCTGCCGATCTACACCAACGTGATGATCGGCATCGGCGGGCTGGTCGGCGGGGCGCTGGTCATCGAAACCGTCTTCGCCTATCCCGGCATCGGGTCGCTGATCGTCGAAGGCGTCGGCGCGCGGGATTACAACCTGTTGCAGGGGGTCTTCCTGCTGGCCACCATCGGCGTCGTCGCCGCCAACCTGCTGGCGGACCTGGGCTATCCCTTCCTTGACCCAAGGGCACGCCGCACATGA